One part of the Phoenix dactylifera cultivar Barhee BC4 unplaced genomic scaffold, palm_55x_up_171113_PBpolish2nd_filt_p 001879F, whole genome shotgun sequence genome encodes these proteins:
- the LOC103700751 gene encoding tryptophan aminotransferase-related protein 2-like, with translation MAAKQETVVSNTSGKPPASKDFVINLDVGDPTMYESFWKGMGDQGAITILSSQTISYFSDVTNFCWFLEPEFAREIRRLHKLVGNAVTEDQHLIVGTGSSQLLQAAVYALSPSDTPDQMNVVSVVPYYSSYAPLMDYLRSGLFRWAGDACTFKGDAYIELVCSPSNPDGFLRQAFLKSEGGKTIHDLAYYWPQYTPITSPADHDISIFTISKSIGHAGSRLGWALVKDAAVARKMTKFIELSTIGVSKVSQIRATKILKVVSDSYEHPIPGNPDKLFDFGRRLLVDRWKKLREAVKASGIFSLPEFPSETCKFTGEKAETLPAFAWLKCEKEGIEDCASFLRTHKILTRGGSYFGASPNYTRVSMIDRDETFDLFTERLSSLH, from the exons ATGGCCGCGAAGCAGGAGACCGTCGTCAGCAACACCAGCGGCAAGCCCCCCGCCTCCAAGGACTTCGTCATTAATCTTGATGT TGGAGACCCAACCATGTACGAATCATTTTGGAAAGGGATGGGGGATCAAGGGGCCATCACCATTCTGAGTTCGCAGACGATAAGTTATTTCTCAGATGTGACCAACTTTTGCTGGTTTCTTGAACCCGAGTTTGCTCGAGAGATACGACGCCTTCACAAGCTCGTAGGCAATGCTGTGACCGAGGATCAACACCTAATCGTCGGCACCGGCTCGAGCCAGCTCTTGCAAGCTGCGGTCTATGCTTTATCACCTTCGGATACCCCCGACCAAATGAATGTGGTGTCTGTCGTCCCATACTACTCG TCATATGCACCGCTGATGGATTACCTTCGATCTGGACTTTTTCGATGGGCTGGCGATGCATGCACATTTAAGGGTGATGCATATATTGAGTTGGTTTGTTCTCCTAGCAACCCTGATGGCTTTCTAAGGCAAGCATTCTTGAAGTCTGAGGGTGGGAAGACAATCCATGACCTGGCCTACTATTGGCCTCAATATACACCAATTACTAGCCCCGCAGATCATGACATCTCGATCTTTACTATCTCAAAGAGCATTGGCCATGCTGGATCTCGTCTTGG GTGGGCTCTAGTGAAGGATGCTGCTGTTGCTCGGAAGATGACCAAATTTATAGAGCTAAGCACAATTGGAGTGTCCAAAGTCTCACAGATTCGGGCAACAAAGATTCTTAAAGTAGTCTCGGATAGCTATGAGCATCCAATCCCTGGAAACCCAGACAAGCTCTTCGATTTTGGCCGGCGTCTTCTAGTCGATCGATGGAAGAAGTTACGAGAAGCTGTCAAAGCCTCAGGCATCTTTAGCTTGCCGGAGTTCCCATCTGAAACTTGCAAGTTCACCGGAGAGAAGGCTGAAACTCTTCCTG CCTTtgcatggttgaaatgtgaaaaAGAAGGAATAGAAGATTGTGCGAGCTTCTTAAGGACCCACAAGATCCTTACTCGAGGTGGGAGTTATTTTGGAGCAAGTCCCAACTATACCCGAGTTAGCATGATAGATCGAGATGAGACATTTGATCTTTTCACTGAAAGGCTTTCGTCCCTTCATTGA